A genomic stretch from Setaria italica strain Yugu1 chromosome VII, Setaria_italica_v2.0, whole genome shotgun sequence includes:
- the LOC101774393 gene encoding uncharacterized protein LOC101774393, translated as MWGVLSLVRQGLRRPRRRQRGARVVDGSELGYGGEDEIGAGDVIVAPREPAAAAAPAGALARALLAMACGAVRLGGEDAGSAEEAWAASGWRPARAADEVSHLMVREGMRYAIYA; from the coding sequence ATGTGGGGCGTTCTGTCTCTTGTGCGGCAAGGCCTgcggcggccgcgtcgtcgGCAGCGGGGCGCGCGGGTGGTCGACGGCAGCGAGCTCGGCtacggcggcgaggacgagaTAGGCGCCGGCGACGTCATAGTGGCGCCGCGAGAacccgcggcagcggcggcgcctgcAGGCGCCCTGGCCAGGGCGCTCCTGGCGATGGCGTGCGGCGCCGTCCgcctcggcggcgaggatgcCGGCAGCGCAGAGGAGGCGTGGGCGGCGAGCGGCTGGCgcccggcgcgcgcggccgacGAGGTCAGCCACCTCATGGTGCGCGAGGGCATGCGCTACGCCATCTACGCCTAG